From the Mycobacterium sp. 155 genome, the window GTTCACCTCCTCGTCGAACGCCGACGTCGACGACGCGGTGGCCGCGGCGCGTGCCGCGCAACCAGCGTGGGCCGCACTGTCGGGGCGCCAGCGCTCGGAAGTCCTTCGAACGCTGGCCCAGCGCTTCGAGGCCAGTCTCCAGCGGTTCATCGACCTGGAGGTCCTCGATGCCGGCAAGCCGGTGACCGCGGCCAGCACCGCGGAACTACCCGACATCGTGGATGCCATTCACTACTTTGCCGGTGCCGCACGGTCGCTGACCGCGCAGTCGGGTGGCGAGTACGTCGCCGGCAAGACGTCCTTCGTGCGCCGCGAGCCGGTCGGTGTGGTCGCCGGCATCACGCCGTGGAATTACCCTCTGTGGCAGGCGGTTTGGAAGATAATACCCGCGTTGGCCGCGGGCAATACGGTGGTGATCAAGCCTGCGGAGAACACCCCGTTGGGCGCGACCGCGTTCGCTCACCTGGCCTCCGAGGTCCTGCCCGCCGGAGTGCTGAACATCGTGCATGGCTTCGGCGCTACCGCCGGCGAGTACCTGGCGGGCCATCCCGGAGTCGACCTCGTATCGTTCACGGGCTCCACCGCCACCGGTCGGGCCATCGCCCGCGCGGCGGCGGGCGGACCACACCGCACGATCCTCGAACTCGGGGGCAATGCTCCGGTCATCGTGTTCGACGATGCCGACATCGTCAAGACCGCCGAGGATGTGGTCGCCGCCGCGCTGTACAACGCCGGCCAGGAATGTATGGCGGCCAGCCGGCTGATCGTGCACGCGGACGTCGTCGAGGAGTTCACCCAGGCTCTCATCGATCACCTCGACCGAGTTGCGCTCGGGGATCCAACCGACCCGAAGACCACTCTGGGACCGTTGATTTCGGCCAAGCAAAGGGATCGGGTGGTGCGACTGATCGAGGAGCGCCCACCGCATGCCACGGTGCTCTTCGGCGGTCAACGCGTCGAAGCGGACGGCTTCTTCGTCGCCCCCACTCTCATCGGCGGCCTGCGACAGGACGACGACCTGATCCAACAGGAGATCTTCGGCCCGGTGCTGACCCTTCAGACCTTCACCGACGAAGACGAGGCTCTCGCCATGGCCAATACCGTCGAATT encodes:
- a CDS encoding aldehyde dehydrogenase family protein: MTVTTIDFTIENFIDGLWRPSTGHQAVEVFNPADGQVVASFTSSSNADVDDAVAAARAAQPAWAALSGRQRSEVLRTLAQRFEASLQRFIDLEVLDAGKPVTAASTAELPDIVDAIHYFAGAARSLTAQSGGEYVAGKTSFVRREPVGVVAGITPWNYPLWQAVWKIIPALAAGNTVVIKPAENTPLGATAFAHLASEVLPAGVLNIVHGFGATAGEYLAGHPGVDLVSFTGSTATGRAIARAAAGGPHRTILELGGNAPVIVFDDADIVKTAEDVVAAALYNAGQECMAASRLIVHADVVEEFTQALIDHLDRVALGDPTDPKTTLGPLISAKQRDRVVRLIEERPPHATVLFGGQRVEADGFFVAPTLIGGLRQDDDLIQQEIFGPVLTLQTFTDEDEALAMANTVEFGLAGSVWTRDVARGLRVVNGLNFGNVWINSHLVVSADLPIGGFNQSGYGKEGGAAGIEEFTRVKAIGIDLGRDD